The sequence AACAAGCTCTGGATCATTTGTCGAAATGGCTTATGCTGCTGATTTGATTCAACGCAGACAGCGTTCTGAGTTTCAGTGTAAGTCATCTAAAcacttttctttaaatttccTTGCTAGAAACCACCTATAATCTTCTCAACTGAAGCTGATTCATTTTTACAGCAAATATTAAGGGGACCCTTTACACAGCGTTAAAGGTAAATCTTATTTTCCTGCAACAATGCCTTCTCTTTTTGTCATATACCTGTTTTATGCTTCATACAAGGAAACCACTTGTTACTACTTTGTCGTGCTTCCTTTGTGTTTGCAGGAAAAACCTGAACTTGTCCCATCAATACTAACTCTGGCACTGAATGATGCCATGACTTATGATAAGGTCAGACCTGAAACTCTAcctgttaaaatatttatcttcaGGTTATGGAAGTCCTTTACTTTCTGTATAAGAGAAAAAGCGAacaaatctatatatatatatatatatatatatatacactgaTTTCTTTCTGATTGCAGGCTTCCAAATCTGGGGGCCCAAATGGATCCATACGTTTCAGGTATCTACTACATGAAGTATTACTCTCATATGATTTGGAACAATAATTAGTTGGAAGTATGAATGATGATATCGGATTTGTGCATATTTTTACTGTTACAAAGCCTCACAACTTGCGGTTTTTCTGAAGTAACTTGATAGTATGAAGAGATTTCAATTCATGCTTGTTTTCTAGCTTTTCAAAGTTCATTATAATACATGCTTTTCTCCTTTGACTTATCAACTAATTCATTTTATGCAATTTTGAAGAATtatccttctttctttttcaacagCTATCTTAATTTTCTTGTCTTTCTTTCCTGCTTGAAGTTCAGAGATAAGCAGACCTGAAAACGAGGGACTTGCTGCAGCTTTGAATATGTTAGAGGAAGCAAAGGAGGAGATAGATTCATATTCGAAGGGTGGATCCATCTCCTTTGCAGATCTTATCCAATGTGCAGGTTCTACATGTTAAATCCACCAAGTTTCAGACCTGCTGCATGTAATGGCCATTTGCAGGAGCTATTATATGCagataatcaaaatataatttgtctAATTCAATGTTCTTCGTTTTTAGCAGCACAGAGCGCGGTTAAGTCTACATTTCTAGCTTCTGCCATCCGCAAGTGTGGAGGTAATGAAGAGAAAGGAACATTATTGTACTCTGCGTATGGCTCAAATGGACAGGTTAGTTTTTCTGGTTTGGTTGCCTTGACATGCAGTTTATTGACCTGTCtcagaatataaaaataagatagaGCAACTCTCCCTTTCATTTAgctaattattaatatcagAACCAGAAAAACCGGTCCTGAATTTTTCttacaaaatttcaaaatagaGAAACTGTTTTTCATGTAATAAGTCATAACATGGAATTTTTCACATGTAcaaataattctataaaaggaTTCAAGGGGAAATCCAGAAGaagaaagcaaaataaatcaatagcATGATGTATGCTTGGAATTAGAAGCAACTTGTTAACATGTGATGCATGCGTTGTTTGTTGACGCAGTGGGGATTGTTTGATAAGCAATTTGGACGGTCAGATACCCAGGAGCCAGATCCAGAGGGAAGGGTTCCTCAATGGGAAAAAGCAACTGTACAGGAAATGAAAGACAAGTTTAAAGCTATCGGCTTTGGTCCCCGCCAggtatcttcttcttctcattCACCATAGCAATTGCCCCTTTAGGCTTTGGTgtattgatgatattctttcTTAAGTTATAGGAGCCTGAACTTTTGTGCGTGTATCCTTTTCTGATTTATTGAAATGATTTGACAATCGTTAGTTTCTGCACTAGTAAAAAATGATGCTTCAGAGACTAGTTGCATGAACAAGTCATGATTTGATTTAACACTAAATTTAGGCATATAAACTAACTTCTGTTAGTACAGTTCCTCACAGAGCTATGTAAGTTCGTGGGATTTAACTCTTCGAGAAGCTTTCTATTTCTCTTGCCTCCTATTCTGCATTCAGCTTGCGCCTATTCTGATTACTTCTGTATTATTTCTCTTGTCCATTTCGTcttctttgttttgttttagaTTGCCTTGTATCAACTATAGGCTGCTGTTATCTAGGTGCTCATAGTTCAATGGTAATTTAAGAAATTCAAGTTTACATTTGATGGATAGTCAGAATGATGAAGCAAGAAGAGTTTGAAACCGCACATTCAGTAAATTCACTGAGGACTTGCTCATATCTTAACCCAAAAAATCACTTGAAGGAATTTCTTATGTTCTATATATAGAATGTAACATATATTGTTCACTAATACAAgtgtgttttttctttttatggatGGCCAGCTAGCTGTTATGTCTGCATTCCTTGGTCCAGATCAAGCAGCTACTGAGGCCTTACTGGCCACTGACCCAGATGTTTTGCCATGGGTTCAGAAGTACCAGCGTAGTCGAGAAACTGTCTCTCAGACAGATTATGAGGTTAGTACTTCAAAGTGAGCAAAGATCAAAGTCTGAAATTCGAGATTTGTGATTCTTGGGCATATCTATATATTGCTttgcttttcttatttttatagtacCTAAATTGATTCAATTTCAGGTTGACCTGATAACTACTCTCACCAAATTAAGTTCCTTGGGCCAACAAATCAATTATGAAGCATACACATATCCTGTCCGAAAGATAGATGTGACCAAACTCAAATTATAGAGGAAGCGCATAGCATTTTTAAGAACCGGCGATGACTCTAGCTACTAGAAAACTATTCTTTCACTACTTTTGGCAGGGATAGCATCTGCAAGcttctctttcttatttttatttattttggccTCCGCCATGCGAACAGTCTATATCCCATGAAAAATGAGATGGTCCATGTATAGCTCTACTACTTTATAGAGAAAAGCTTGTTTCATGTAATTCTATGTTGTAATATTAGCTGCATAGTGTTTAGCACAAGCAGATTGAAGAGCTGCTCTTCTTAATTGATATGATATGACCACCTAGATTCATCCATTTCAAGACACGAGCATGACTTGGTGCTATTGGAAAGTTGGAGAAGGAAAATGCTACCAAGTTCTAAAGCAACGCCTGAAAAGTAGACCTTGGCCTCCAGCCAATTGCTGCAATAAAGTT is a genomic window of Ricinus communis isolate WT05 ecotype wild-type chromosome 2, ASM1957865v1, whole genome shotgun sequence containing:
- the LOC8281687 gene encoding thylakoid lumenal 29 kDa protein, chloroplastic-like isoform X2, producing the protein MGVTFLSTIPSLVHFSSLSNPTTSTVTHRLPPRAGPICGIKNETDVTSENDFLRRDVLKCFGATIGMELITSSGSFVEMAYAADLIQRRQRSEFQSNIKGTLYTALKEKPELVPSILTLALNDAMTYDKASKSGGPNGSIRFSSEISRPENEGLAAALNMLEEAKEEIDSYSKGGSISFADLIQCAAQSAVKSTFLASAIRKCGGNEEKGTLLYSAYGSNGQWGLFDKQFGRSDTQEPDPEGRVPQWEKATVQEMKDKFKAIGFGPRQLAVMSAFLGPDQAATEALLATDPDVLPWVQKYQRSRETVSQTDYEVDLITTLTKLSSLGQQINYEAYTYPVRKIDVTKLKL
- the LOC8281687 gene encoding thylakoid lumenal 29 kDa protein, chloroplastic-like isoform X1, coding for MGVTFLSTIPSLVHFSSLSNPTTSTVTHRLPPRAGPICGIKNETDVTSENDFLRRDVLKCFGATIGMELITSSGSFVEMAYAADLIQRRQRSEFQSNIKGTLYTALKEKPELVPSILTLALNDAMTYDKASKSGGPNGSIRFSSEISRPENEGLAAALNMLEEAKEEIDSYSKGGSISFADLIQCAAAQSAVKSTFLASAIRKCGGNEEKGTLLYSAYGSNGQWGLFDKQFGRSDTQEPDPEGRVPQWEKATVQEMKDKFKAIGFGPRQLAVMSAFLGPDQAATEALLATDPDVLPWVQKYQRSRETVSQTDYEVDLITTLTKLSSLGQQINYEAYTYPVRKIDVTKLKL